One window from the genome of Sphaerotilus microaerophilus encodes:
- a CDS encoding GGDEF domain-containing protein: MRRPLQRFISYIGAHNAQQRDAHERDRARQRAFISAAFAAVTAWGAWRAPMPSLLDAVVPVLSLCYTLVAVLHLKFVLSRRRAGVTSQYVFIVLDSALTVVACVGAPAVLAAFYPVLMVQIVRCGMRYGLRTMWLSWAAGALAAAALLPLSDFWLAQEQLLRSFLIMMVVIPVLFGPLIRTLHRVTSELRVAAGSDPLTGLSNRRTLTEHIRLARERCEREGTLLAVMLFDLDNFKVVNDTLGHAIGDQLLERVAAAIQRCCRSGDFLARIGGDEFVLLVEGLPPAAGRQRAQAIADKVVAVVQATADELVPVAEVSASAGIYCWAVGEPAAAADTDLIELADRAMYAAKRGGKGRAVMA; the protein is encoded by the coding sequence ATGCGCCGCCCACTCCAACGATTCATCAGCTACATCGGCGCCCACAACGCCCAGCAGCGCGACGCGCACGAGCGGGATCGGGCGCGCCAGCGGGCGTTCATCTCGGCGGCCTTCGCTGCCGTGACGGCCTGGGGTGCCTGGCGCGCGCCGATGCCGTCGCTGCTCGATGCGGTGGTGCCGGTGCTGTCGCTGTGCTACACGCTGGTGGCTGTGCTGCACCTGAAGTTCGTGCTGTCGCGCCGTCGCGCGGGGGTGACTTCGCAGTACGTCTTCATCGTGCTCGATTCGGCGCTGACCGTCGTGGCCTGCGTCGGCGCACCGGCCGTGCTGGCGGCCTTCTACCCGGTACTGATGGTGCAGATCGTGCGCTGCGGCATGCGTTACGGCCTGCGCACGATGTGGCTCTCCTGGGCTGCGGGTGCGCTGGCCGCGGCGGCGCTGCTGCCGCTGAGCGACTTCTGGCTGGCACAGGAGCAACTGCTGCGCTCGTTCCTGATCATGATGGTCGTGATCCCGGTCCTCTTCGGGCCGCTCATCCGCACCCTGCATCGGGTGACGTCGGAGCTGAGGGTGGCGGCAGGCTCGGACCCGCTGACGGGGCTGAGCAACCGGCGCACGCTGACCGAGCACATCCGCCTGGCGCGGGAGCGCTGCGAGCGCGAAGGCACGCTGCTGGCGGTGATGTTGTTCGACCTGGACAACTTCAAGGTGGTCAACGACACGCTGGGCCATGCGATCGGTGACCAGCTGCTGGAGCGGGTGGCGGCGGCGATCCAGCGCTGTTGCCGCTCGGGCGACTTCCTGGCCCGCATCGGCGGTGACGAATTCGTGCTGCTGGTGGAGGGGCTGCCGCCCGCCGCGGGGCGCCAGCGTGCGCAGGCGATCGCCGACAAGGTGGTGGCGGTGGTGCAGGCCACCGCCGACGAGCTGGTGCCTGTGGCGGAGGTGTCCGCGAGTGCCGGCATCTACTGCTGGGCCGTCGGCGAGCCGGCCGCCGCAGCGGACACCGACCTGATCGAGCTGGCCGACCGGGCCATGTACGCTGCCAAGCGTGGCGGCAAGGGCAGGGCCGTGATGGCCTGA